Genomic segment of Halostella limicola:
AGAAGATGTCGACGCTGTAGTCCTCGACGATCTCCCAGAGGCGGTCTTTCTCGGGGTAGTCGGGGGTGCCCTCGTACATCACCGTCGTGGTGCCGAGCGCGAGCGGACCGTACACGATGTAGGAGTGGCCCGTGATCCAGCCGATGTCCGCCGAGCACCAGTAGGTGTCGTCCGCCTCGATGTCGAGGACGGCCTGACTGGTCCAGCTGACGTACGAGAGGTAGCCGCCGGTGGTGTGTTTCACGCCCTTCGGCTCGCCAGTCGTCCCCGACGTGTACATCAGGAACAGCATGTCCTCCGCGTCCCGCGACACCGGCTCGACGCGCTCGCCCTGGTAGTCGGCGACGAGGTCGTCGTAGTCGTGCGCGCTGTCGCCGAGGAAGTGGGTGAGCTCGTCGCCGAGGCGGTCGACGACCACCACGTCGCTCACCTCGTGGTCGACCCCCGAGAGTCCCTCGTCGGCCTTCTGCTTGTGGTTGAGGGCGTCGCCGCGGCGGTAGTAGCCGTCGCAGGTGACCAGGTACTCCGAGTCGGCGCTGTTCATCCGCGTCGCGAGCGCGTCCGCCGAGAACCCCGCGAACACCACGCTGTGCGGTGCGCCGATACGGGCGCACGCCAGCATCGCGATGGGGAGTTCCGGCACCATCGGCATGTACAGCGTCACCACGTCGTCCTCCTCGACGCCCATGTCCCGCAGCGCCGCCGCGAACTCGTTGACCTCCTGCAGGAGGTCCTCGTACGTGTAGGTTCGCATCTCGCCCAGTTCGCCGACCCACTCGATCGCGGCCTCGTCGCCGCGCCCGTCCTCGACGTGGCGGTCGAGGCAGTTCGCCGACGCGTTCAGGGACCCGCCGGTGAACCACTCGTAGAACGGCGCGTCGGAGTCGTCGAGCACCTGGTCGTACTCCTCGTCCCAGTCGAGCAGGTCGGCCGCTCGCTCCCAGCACTCCGGCCAGTTCTCCTCGAACTCCTCGTAGATGTCCGGGTCCGAGACGTTCGCCTGCTCGACGAACGACTCGGGCGGATCGAACGCCTCCTGTTCCTCGAGCCGCGCCTCGAGCTGTACGTCCTCCGGGTTCTCACTGTCTCCCATGGTACAGATAATCAATAACAAACTTCCACAATAAATCCCGTATCTAGGTGTTCAAACCTGTAATCCGAGACAGAAACGATCGAATCGGGGTACGAGCGACCGGAAGTACGCGCTGGGCCGCCGCGCCGTCAGAGCGCGGCGGACGAAACCGCCCGAGAGCGACCGTGAACGATACGCGGGCGGCGGGCCGACCGCGCGGTCGACAACCGGCCGCCGGTATCTAGGTGTTTAATCTCCGCCGTCGGCCGCGTCGAACACTGTCCGGAGGAGCTCGCGCTGCCCCTTCCGGAGGTGGTTGTGAAGCGTCGGGGAGGAGACGCCCATCGCGTCGGCGATCTCCTCGGCGGTGCTCTCGCGCGGCCAGTCGAAGTAGCCCCCGAAGTACGCCGCCCGGAGCGCCGACTCCTGGCGGTCGGTGAGCCGGTCGTCGACCCCCCGCCGGAACTCGCCGACGGTCGGGTCGGCCCCCTCGACGCTTCGCTTGCCGAGGAGCTCCACGCTCGGGAACGCGTCGACGAGTTCGTCGATGACCGACCGGACGTCGGTGTCGGGCGCGAGCTCGGCCACGAGGGTACTCTCCCCGCCGTCGACGTCGAGCCGGCGGACCGTCGCCCCGGCCCGGGTCAGCGCGACCGACGGCGCGGACCCCGACAGCACGAACTCCAGCAGGAACTCGTCGCCGCGGGTCTCCACGAGGCGGAAGTCCGCGACCCCGTCGTCGTCCGCCGCGAACTCGAACGCCTCCGGCGGCGTCGCTCTGGAGAGGGTGACGTAGTAGACGAGCGCCCCGTCGCTCCCCGAGACGAGCGATTCGAGCGCCAGCCGGCAGTCGAAGGCCCCCGTGACGCGGTTGAAGAAGGAGCGGTCGCCGTCGACCCGGAACGCGAGTTCGACGACTGCGTCCGACAGGAGCAGCTGCCGCCGACGAAGCGCGGTGACGGCGTGGCCGACCCGCCGCCCGAGGGTGTCGAGGTGGGCCCGCTCGTCCGCGCCGAACGCGTCGGCGCGCTCGGACAGCACGCAGAGGACCCCGTGGGAGGACTCCGCCGCCGGGAGCGGCACGAGCGCGAGCGAGCGGATCCCGTGCCGCCGGAATGCCTCGCTCGCGGCGTCGGGGAGCGGCTCCGGCCCGGCGTCGGACCGCACGACCGGATCGCCGGACTCGACCGCGCGCTCGACGTCGCCCGCCGCCGCCAGGGCGTCGGCTATCCGTCCGGCGGCGTCCCGGTCGACGCCGGCCGCCGTCTCCGGCGAGAGAGCGTTCGACGCGTGTCCCGGTACCCCGATCCATGCGCCCGCGTACGCGTCGTCGGTCAGACTCGCACAGACCGCTCGCTCGATCCCGGACCGGTCGGTCGCGTCCAGCGCGCCCGCCGCCGCGGACCGGACGGCCTCGGCGACGGTTCCGAGCCGCCGGAGGCGGTCCCGCTCGTCGCGGACCGAGTCCAGCTGGCGCTTCCGAGCCGTGAGATCGACGACGAGGGCGGCGAACCCGTCACCCCCGTCCCCGACCGGTGCGACGACGGCGTGGCACCACGCCCGGCTCCCGTCGCCGCGGACGCGGTAGCCGGCGCCCTCGTACCGCCCCTCCTCGGCGGCGGTCGTGAGGTGGTGTTCGGGGCGGCCCTCCTCGACCGCCTCGTCGGTGTACAGGACCGACACGTGCCGGTCGAGCACGTCCGCCGCGTCGCGGCCGAGCACCCGCTCGGCGCTCTCGGGCCACGACTCGACGCACCCCTCGGCGTCGAGTCGGAACGCGCAGCAGTCCTCGGCGGCTTCGAGCGCCGCCGCGAGGCCGCCGGCCGGCCGGCGGTCGTCCGCTCCCACAGCGTCGGACGCCTCCCGGCCGACGAGCGCGTCGATGGCCCCGACGACGCGCTCCTCGTCGGGCGGGTCGAGGTACGGTTCGAGCGCCGCGAAGCTCCCCCATCCGCCGACCGCTTTCGCGACCCGCGGGCTGACCTCGGCGTCGAGCAGCAACCGCCGGGCGAAGTACTGCCGGAGGTCCCGGACGGCGAGGTCGGCGTATCGGCCGTCGCCGGTCCGGTCCGCCGCGCGGCTCGTCACGTCCGCGACGAGCATCTGGACGCGGCGGGGGCTCACGTCCACGAGCGTCTCGTCGCCGGCGAGGTCGGACGCGTAGCGCCGGATCTCGCGCTCCAGCCCCGGCGGGACGACCGTCTCGCGGTCGACCTCGCCGTCACCGTCTCTCACCGCCAGGAGGTGCCGGTCGGGGTCGGCCCGCGCCCGTCGGAGGTCCCCGGGTCGCACCCGGACCATCTCGGCCGCGCGGAGGCCGGCCTCGCCGGCGAGACGGACCAAAAGCGCCTCGCGGTACGTCTCCGCCGCCGCCGTGAGGCGGTCGTACTCCGCCTCGCCGAACCAGTGGCCCGCCCGGTCGTCCGCCGCGGTCGTCGTCACTGTTTCGCTCTTTCGGGAAACGCGAAGGTAAATGTTCGGGGTAGAACGGGTATCTGCGGAGGATAGTAGAGGAACCCTCAACTACCGTTTCGCTGTTTCAGAACAGGCGAAACGCTACCGCTCGTCGACCGCCGACTCGATCTCGCCGACGATCTCCGGGTTGCGGAGCGCGCTGGTGTCCCCGAGGTCGTCGCCGTTCGCGATGTCCTTGAGCAGCCGCCGCATTATCTTGCCCGAGCGCGTCTTCGGCAGTTCCGGGGTGAACACGACCGTCTCCGGGCGGGCGAACGTGGCGATCCGGTCGCCGACGCGGTCGACGATCCGCTCGCGGAGCGCGTCGTCGACGCCGTAGCCGCTCTCGGTGCTGACGTAGGCGTAGATGCAGGCGTCGTCGACCCCGTCGGCGTCCGTCGCGACGACGGCGGCCTCGGCGACGCCCTCGACGCCGACGATGGCGGACTCGATCTCCATTGTGCCGATCCGGCGCCCGGAGACGTTGATCACGTCGTCGATCCGGCCGAGCACGGTGACGTAGCCGTCCTCGTCGATCGTCGCGCCGTCGCCGGCGAAGTAGACGCAGTCCTCCCCGGAGTCGTCGGAGAACTCTCGCCAGAACTCCTCGACGTACCGGTCGTCGTCGCCGTACAGCGTCCGGAACATCCCCGGCCACGGCCGCTGCACGGTGAGGTAGCCAGCGTCGCCCGCCGCGACGTCGTCGCCGTCCCGGTCCACGACCCGAACGTCGATGCCGGGCAGGGGCGGCCCGGCGGAGCCGGGCTTCATCTCGTCGACGCCGGGCAGCGTGGTGACCATCATGCCGCCGGTCTCGGTCTGCCACCAGGTGTCGACGACCGGACACTCCTCGCCGCCGATGTGCTTGTAGTACCACTTCCACGCCTGCGGGTTGATCGGCTCCCCGACGGTACCGAGTAGCCGGAGGCTGGAGAGGTCGTGGTCGTTCGGGTACTCCTCGCCCCACTTCATGAACGCCCGGATCGCCGTCGGCGCGGTGTAGAACACGTCGACCGCGTGCGTGTCGACGATCTCCCAGATGCGGTCGCGGTCGGGGTAGTCCGGCGTCCCCTCGTACATCATCGTTGTGGTGCCGAGCGCGAGCGGGGCGTAGACGCTGTAGGAGTGCCCCGTGATCCAGCCGATGTCCGCCGAGCACCAGTGGGTGTCCGTCGGCTTCAGGTCGAGCGCGGCGTAGCCGGTCCAGGCGACGTGGGCGAGGTAGCCGCCGGTGGTGTGTTTCACTCCTTTCGGCTCGCCGGTCGTCCCCGACGTGTACATCAGAAACAGCATGTCCTCCGCGTCCCGCGACACCGGCTCGACCGTCTCGCCGGCCCGCTCGTCGATCAGGGTCGTGTAGTCGTGCTGGTCCTCCCCGAGGTAGTGCGAGAGCTCGTCGCCGAGGCGGTCGACGACCACCACGTCGCTCACCCCGCGGTCGAGGTCGAGCAGGGCGTTGTCAGCCTTGCTCTTCAGGTTGAACGCGTTCCCGCGGCGGTAGTAGCCGTCGGCGGTGACCAGGTACTCCGAGTCCGCGCGCCGCATGCGCGTCGCGAGCGCGTCCGCCGAGAACCCCGCGAACACCACGCTGTGCGGTGCGCCGATACGGGCGCAAGCGAGCATCGCGATCGGCAGCTCCGGCACCATCGGCATGTAGAGGGTGACGACGTCGTCCTCCTCGACGCCGAGATCCAGCAGCGCCGCCGCGAACTCGTTGACCTCGCGGTAGAGGTCCTGGTACGTGTAGGTCAGCGTCTCGCGGCGCTTGCCGACCCACTTGATCGCCGCGTGGTTCTTCCGACCGCTCTCGACGTGGCGGTCGATGCAGTTGTAGGCGGCGTTTAACGACCCGCCGGCGAACCACTCGTAGAAGGGCGCGTCGGAGTCGTCGAGCACCCGGTCGTACTCCTCGTCCCAGTCGAGCAGGTCTGCGGCCCGCTCCCAGCACTCCGGCCAGTTCTCCTCGAACGACTCGTAGATGTCCGGGTCCGAGACGTTCGCCTGCTCCACGAACGATTCCGGAGGGTCGAACGTCGTCGCGTCGGCCAGCCGCGCTTCGAGGTCGACCCCCGTCCCGTCGCTCATCACCTGAATCCAAGGACGTGAGCGGCATAAACGTTCTTGCTAACGAGAGTAGGGCCCGCCCGACCGGCGAGTAGGAACAGTAAACTAATCCCCGGAGGGAGCGAACGGGACCTCATGAACCTCTCCGGGAAGCGAGTGCTGGTCACGGGCGGCGCGGGCCTGGTCGGATCGCACATGGCCGACCTGCTCGCCGCCGACAACGACGTCCTCGTGGCGGACGACCTCTCGAACGGCCGCCGCGACTGGGTCCCCGACGACGCCGAGTTCGCCGAGGTCGACCTCACGGACCCGGCCGGCGTCCGCGAGGTCGTCACCCCCGAGGTCGACGTCGTCTTCCACTTCGCGGCGTCGAAGAACGTCAACACCGACCGCCCCCGCGGACAGTTCGACGAGAACAACGCGATGACGTACAACCTCCTCGAGCGGATGGACGAGGTCGGCGTCTCGCGGATCGCCTTCACCTCCTCCTCCACAGTGTACGGCGAGGCTCCCCGTCCCACTCCCGAGGACTACGCCCCCCTCGAACCGATCAGCATCTACGGCGCGAGCAAACTGGCCGAGGAGGGGCTGCTCTCGACGTACGCCCACGCCCACGACTTCACCGTCTGGACGTTCCGGTTCGCGAACATCCCCGGCCCCGCGTTCGACGGCTCCGTCATCCCCGACTTCGTCGAGAAACTGGACGAGAACCCCGAGACGCTCACTATCCTCGGCGACGGTCGACAGGAGAAGTCCTACCTCCACGTCGAGGAGTGCGTCGACGCCATCCGCCACGTCGTCGAGCACGCCGACGACGCCCACAACGTGTACAACCTCGGCACGCGCACCACGACCTCCGTGAACCGCATCGCCGACATCGTCGCCGACGAGATGGGCGTCGACCCCGACCGCGAGTACACCGGCGGCGACCGCGGGTGGACCGGCGACGTGCCGAAGATGCGCCTCTCGGTCGAGAAGCTCTCGGCGCTCGGCTGGGAGCCGCCGCTGTCCAGCGACGAGTCGGTGCGGAAGGCGGCGCGGCAGTTGGTCGAGCAGTTGGAGTGAGCTACACCGAGAACGCCGTCTCCGCCTCGCAGTCCTTCTCCCGCGCTTCGAGCGTCGCGACGACGGCGTACTCGCCGGGGGCGGGGTCCTCCCAGGTTGCCTCGTACGTCGCGGTCCCGCCCGGGTCTATCGTCTCCGAGCCGAGCATCTGGGCGAACATCCGCCCCTCGCTGAAGCGCCACACTTCCCCGCCGTCGTCGCGGACGGCGAAGTCGGCTTCGAGCGTGTCGGAGAACGACAGGTCGACCGGTTCGTCGCCGTCGTTAGCGACGGTGAAGGTGAACTGAACGCCGTCGTCGACGGTCGCGTCGAGGGTGCCGTGAAGTGACATGGCGCGGGCTACCGAGCGGTCGATTATATCTCTTCTGCAGAAAAACGGAACGGGGCCGAAGAGGCAGGTGTGGGGTGGTGTCGCGGGAGGTCGCCGAAACGCTGCTCAGTCGTCGCTGGAGTCGAGCCCCAGCGCCGCGGCGACGTCGAGCAGCCCGCTGCCCTGCTCGTTGCTGGACAGCCCGACGTCCTCGGCAGTGGACTTCAGGCGGTCGCGCGCCTCGACGTTCGTGTAGCCGTTCGCCATCAGCTGCGCGCCGGCGCCGGCGACGTGGGGACAGGCCATCGACGTGCCCGAGAACGTGTCGTAGCCGCCCGGGATCGTCGAGTAGACGTCTTCGCCCGGCGCGGCGAGTTCGACCTCGGGGCCGGTGCTGGAGAAGTTCGCCAGCGAATCGTCCTCCGAGGTCGCGCTGACGGCGATGCACTCCTCGTACGCGGCGGGGTAGCCGACGCAGTCGCTACAGGGGCCGTCGTTGCCCGCCGCCGCGACGAGCAGGACCCCGTTGTTGTAGGCGTACTGGCACGCGTCCTTGACGGTCTGGGAGCCGCTGCTCCCGCCGAGGCTCATGCTGCCGACGTCGTACCCCTGGTCGGCGGTCCACTCGATGCCGGCGGCGATGTCCGACCACGAGCCGCTGCCGTTCTTGTCCAGCACCTTCGCGGCGTGGAGCGTGGCCTCCGTACTGACGCCGACGACGCCCTCGGAGTTGTTCACTGCGTCGGCCGTGCCGGCACAGTGGGTGCCGTGGTCGTTGTCGTCGTCCCAGTCGTACCGACAGACGTTCGGGCCGCCGCGACAGGAGACGAACGCGCGGCCCTCGCCGAGGTTCGCCTGCAGGTCCGGGTGGTCCGAGTCGATCCCGGTGTCGATGATCGAGATGTCGGCACCGGCGCCCGTCTCGCCGTTCGCGTGGGCGACCTCGGCGTCCGTGCGGTCGATGCCCCACGGCGTCGTCTGGGCGAGGGCCTCCCACTCGCCGTTCACTTCGACGTAGCGGACGTCGGGCCGGTTGCGAAGCGCTTCTGCCGCCCGCGCGGGCACCCGTATCGTCATCGCGTCGAACGAGAACTCCCGTACCACGGCCGCCGCGGCGTCGCTCGCTGCCCGGCGGCCGCTGTCCGCGCCGTACCCGACGTTCACCTCCACGAGGTCCTCCGGCTCCGCGCTCGCGAGCCCGCCCGCGCCGACCACGGCGAGCGCACCGCTGGTTTTCTTGAGAACGTTACGACGGCTGACGTGTGTGCTGCCATCTGACATGGCAACCGACCGTGACTACATCATATATTATTAATTGTTGTGGTAGTTTCAGTTAGGTTATTAACACTATCTGGAAAACAGCGGCGGGTTCCCAAGCAGTACGCCTTTATCCGGCGACCGCCAACGCCGACGCGTGCAGATCGTCGGGTACGACACGGGTGCGCCGGACGACGAGGGCGGGGACGGCCGCGCGCCGGCGCTGCTGGTCGCCGCGGACGGCGTCGTAGAGCGGGCGGAACTGACGCCCGGGACGAGGCTCGCGTACTCCCTCGGGGAGCGCCGCTGCGCGGGCGCGGTCGACGGGACAACCCACTACGCCTGCGGGAACGAGGGCGCTCCCTACTGCGACCAGCACGCGAGCACCTGGGTGTGCGCGCGGTGCACCGGGACCTGCCTCAAGGACGAGATGGACTGCTACGAGGAGCACGCGGTGTACCTCGCCGCGTTCGCCCCGGCGACGGTGAAGGTGGGCGTCACCCGGCTCTGGCGGCTGGAGACGCGCCTCCGCGAGCAGGGCGCCGACCGCGCCGCCCACGTCCACACCGTGTCGAACGGGCGGATCGCCCGCGAACTCGAAGCCGAGATCGCGACGGACCTGACCGACCGGGTGCGCGTCCCCGAGAAGATCGCGGGGCTTCACAGCGCCGTGGACGAGGACGTCTGGGAGGTCGTTCTCGACGACTTCGACGTGATCGACCGCACCGCCTTCGACTACGGGATCGACCTCGACTCGCGGCCGGTGGTCGAAACGCTCGCCTCGGGGGAGGTCGTGGGCGTGAAGGGACGGATCCTGGTCCTGTCGAACGCCGGCACGACGTACGCGGTCGACCTCCGGGACCTCGTCGGGCACGAGGTCGCCGAGGAAGCGGCCGACCGAAACCTCCAGTCCGATCTCGGCGCGTTTTACTGACGGAAGTCCCGTTTCGTGCGGAGAAGCGACCCGCAGAACTCCCCGACGACCGACGGCCGGCAGTATACCTAACCCTTTTCGGGGCGCGGACGGAACGGGGAGGTATGTCGGACGACGAACCCACCGACGGCGAGGAATCGGGTGCAGAGGACAACGGCGAGGGCGAGAGCGAGGAGAAGTCCTTCCGGGAACGCGTCGAGGAGATCCGCGAGAAGCGAGCCGAGGAGGGCGAGGGCGAAGGCGAGTCCCGCGAAGAGCGCATGGAAGAGATGATGGGCGGCGGCCCCGGCGGCATGGGCGGGGGCGGCGGCAACCCCTTCGCGCAGATGATGAGCGGCATGATGGGCGGCGGCCCGGGCGGCCCCGGCGGGCGCGGTCCGGGCGGCCCCGGCGGCGCGGGCGGGCAGGAAGCCGGTAACGAGGAGCTCGTCCGCGAGGTGCGACAGCTCCGCGACGAGGTCCGCGACGCGACCCGCCAGCTCCAGCGCATCGCCGACGCCATCGAAGACGACTAAGTACCCTTCTGCGTCCTTTTCGCGTCCGTAGCGACAGAGCGCAGCCGAGCGTAGCGACTGCTCCAGTCGTTTCGAGCGACGACCTCGACGGCCGCGCCGGCGGTGCGCGGCGCGACGGTGTCCGCTACCGGACCCCGTCGTAGATCGTCGCCAGCCGCTCCACGGTCCGGTCGACGCTGAAGTCGTCGCGACTTTCGAGGCAGTTCTCGACGAGTCGCTCCCGGTCGGCGAGCGCGTCCTCGATCCGGGCGCGGAACGCGTCCACGTCGTCTTCCGGGTAGTGGTAGCCGGTGACGCCGTCCTCGACGGTCTCCGACAGCGCGCCGCTGTCGACGCCGACGACCGGCGTTCCGCAGGCGTTCGCCTCCAGCGCGACGAGCCCCTGGGTCTCGACGGGGCTCGGGAACGCGAAGACGTCGAGCGACGAGTAAAACGCCGCCATCTCGTCGCGGTCGAGGAACCCGAGGAAGCGGGCGTCGACGTCGGCCGCGGCCGCCTGTCGTTCGAGGTCCTCGCGGGCCGGGCCGTCGCCGCCGAGCACCACCGTGGCGTCGAGGCCGTCGGCCGCCTCGATCAGGTCGGAGAGGCGCTTCTCGTAGCCGTGGCGCCCGGTGTACCCGATCAGCGTCTCGCCGACCAGGTCGTGGCGCTCGCGGAACGCGGTCCCGTCGACCGGGCGGAAGCGCTCGGTGTCGATGCCGTTCGAGACGACCTTCACCGGCGCGTCGATGCCCACCTCGTCGTTCAGGTACCGGCGGACGGGGTCGGTGGGCACGAGCACCGCGTCCGCGCGGTCGAAGAACCAGCGCTCGTAGCCCTCCACGAACCCGCGGAGCCCGGACGCGATGCCGTCCGTCGGCGCGAGGTAGTCCGTGTACTCGCCGCCGGGCGTGTGATAGGAGGCGACGAGCGGCGCGTCGGCGCGGCGCGCGAGCCGCATCGCGCCGAGGCCGAGCGTGTAGGGCGTGTGCGCGTGAACGACGTCGACGTCCGCGACGGTGTCGGGTACTTTCGGCGCGCCGAGTCGGTACCCCTCGTACCAGGGGAAGGGGACGCTACGCACCGGATGCTCGTTCGGCCCCGGAGCGTGACCTTCGGAGTGCGGGTACACGACGTCCATGCGTCCGCCGTTCCGGTTCCAGCGGTCCCGCCACGTGTCGATAGTGTAGGTCACGCCGTTTACCGTCGGGAGATACGTATCGGTAAAGGCGACGACCTGATGGTCCATTATCGGCCCATTCGTAGGGGAGCAGTTAAAAAACTCGTCATTCAACGATCATCCGACGGTCCATCGTTAGTCCGGCGCTAAACAGCGCTCCCGGCGCTCGGCGTACCGTCCTCGAATCGCACAGCGGCGGGCGACGCGGCGCCAGTCGCCGGCGTCTCGCGGGCGAGCGAAATTTTGTTGATAAAGAAACAGCTACGATTAGAAACAAAAAATATATCCATCACTCCTCCAGTAGGGTCTAGTGGGGCAATTCAGGATAACACTCTCTCTTGTCCTGCTTGGCCCCGGAATCCCCCCACCCCCCATTTCCGATGACAGTACCCGAAGAGCGCATCGAGCGTCTGGAGTCGCTGGCGCGGGAGGCCGCGTCGGAGTCCCAGCAGGACCGGGCGATGGAGTACGTCCGT
This window contains:
- a CDS encoding acetate--CoA ligase is translated as MGDSENPEDVQLEARLEEQEAFDPPESFVEQANVSDPDIYEEFEENWPECWERAADLLDWDEEYDQVLDDSDAPFYEWFTGGSLNASANCLDRHVEDGRGDEAAIEWVGELGEMRTYTYEDLLQEVNEFAAALRDMGVEEDDVVTLYMPMVPELPIAMLACARIGAPHSVVFAGFSADALATRMNSADSEYLVTCDGYYRRGDALNHKQKADEGLSGVDHEVSDVVVVDRLGDELTHFLGDSAHDYDDLVADYQGERVEPVSRDAEDMLFLMYTSGTTGEPKGVKHTTGGYLSYVSWTSQAVLDIEADDTYWCSADIGWITGHSYIVYGPLALGTTTVMYEGTPDYPEKDRLWEIVEDYSVDIFYTAPTAIRAFMKWGEKYPNDHDLSSLRLLGTVGEPINPRAWKWYYKHIGGEECPVVDTWWQTETGGMMVTTLPGVNTMKPGSAGPALPGVDARVIHPDKSEVDPGQAGHLTVQKPWPGMLRTLYKNDERFVSEYWAEYSDEEADEWVYFPEDGAKIDEDGYITV
- a CDS encoding bacterio-opsin activator domain-containing protein encodes the protein MTTTAADDRAGHWFGEAEYDRLTAAAETYREALLVRLAGEAGLRAAEMVRVRPGDLRRARADPDRHLLAVRDGDGEVDRETVVPPGLEREIRRYASDLAGDETLVDVSPRRVQMLVADVTSRAADRTGDGRYADLAVRDLRQYFARRLLLDAEVSPRVAKAVGGWGSFAALEPYLDPPDEERVVGAIDALVGREASDAVGADDRRPAGGLAAALEAAEDCCAFRLDAEGCVESWPESAERVLGRDAADVLDRHVSVLYTDEAVEEGRPEHHLTTAAEEGRYEGAGYRVRGDGSRAWCHAVVAPVGDGGDGFAALVVDLTARKRQLDSVRDERDRLRRLGTVAEAVRSAAAGALDATDRSGIERAVCASLTDDAYAGAWIGVPGHASNALSPETAAGVDRDAAGRIADALAAAGDVERAVESGDPVVRSDAGPEPLPDAASEAFRRHGIRSLALVPLPAAESSHGVLCVLSERADAFGADERAHLDTLGRRVGHAVTALRRRQLLLSDAVVELAFRVDGDRSFFNRVTGAFDCRLALESLVSGSDGALVYYVTLSRATPPEAFEFAADDDGVADFRLVETRGDEFLLEFVLSGSAPSVALTRAGATVRRLDVDGGESTLVAELAPDTDVRSVIDELVDAFPSVELLGKRSVEGADPTVGEFRRGVDDRLTDRQESALRAAYFGGYFDWPRESTAEEIADAMGVSSPTLHNHLRKGQRELLRTVFDAADGGD
- the acs gene encoding acetate--CoA ligase encodes the protein MSDGTGVDLEARLADATTFDPPESFVEQANVSDPDIYESFEENWPECWERAADLLDWDEEYDRVLDDSDAPFYEWFAGGSLNAAYNCIDRHVESGRKNHAAIKWVGKRRETLTYTYQDLYREVNEFAAALLDLGVEEDDVVTLYMPMVPELPIAMLACARIGAPHSVVFAGFSADALATRMRRADSEYLVTADGYYRRGNAFNLKSKADNALLDLDRGVSDVVVVDRLGDELSHYLGEDQHDYTTLIDERAGETVEPVSRDAEDMLFLMYTSGTTGEPKGVKHTTGGYLAHVAWTGYAALDLKPTDTHWCSADIGWITGHSYSVYAPLALGTTTMMYEGTPDYPDRDRIWEIVDTHAVDVFYTAPTAIRAFMKWGEEYPNDHDLSSLRLLGTVGEPINPQAWKWYYKHIGGEECPVVDTWWQTETGGMMVTTLPGVDEMKPGSAGPPLPGIDVRVVDRDGDDVAAGDAGYLTVQRPWPGMFRTLYGDDDRYVEEFWREFSDDSGEDCVYFAGDGATIDEDGYVTVLGRIDDVINVSGRRIGTMEIESAIVGVEGVAEAAVVATDADGVDDACIYAYVSTESGYGVDDALRERIVDRVGDRIATFARPETVVFTPELPKTRSGKIMRRLLKDIANGDDLGDTSALRNPEIVGEIESAVDER
- a CDS encoding NAD-dependent epimerase/dehydratase family protein, which encodes MNLSGKRVLVTGGAGLVGSHMADLLAADNDVLVADDLSNGRRDWVPDDAEFAEVDLTDPAGVREVVTPEVDVVFHFAASKNVNTDRPRGQFDENNAMTYNLLERMDEVGVSRIAFTSSSTVYGEAPRPTPEDYAPLEPISIYGASKLAEEGLLSTYAHAHDFTVWTFRFANIPGPAFDGSVIPDFVEKLDENPETLTILGDGRQEKSYLHVEECVDAIRHVVEHADDAHNVYNLGTRTTTSVNRIADIVADEMGVDPDREYTGGDRGWTGDVPKMRLSVEKLSALGWEPPLSSDESVRKAARQLVEQLE
- a CDS encoding BsuPI-related putative proteinase inhibitor; translation: MSLHGTLDATVDDGVQFTFTVANDGDEPVDLSFSDTLEADFAVRDDGGEVWRFSEGRMFAQMLGSETIDPGGTATYEATWEDPAPGEYAVVATLEAREKDCEAETAFSV
- a CDS encoding S8 family peptidase — translated: MSDGSTHVSRRNVLKKTSGALAVVGAGGLASAEPEDLVEVNVGYGADSGRRAASDAAAAVVREFSFDAMTIRVPARAAEALRNRPDVRYVEVNGEWEALAQTTPWGIDRTDAEVAHANGETGAGADISIIDTGIDSDHPDLQANLGEGRAFVSCRGGPNVCRYDWDDDNDHGTHCAGTADAVNNSEGVVGVSTEATLHAAKVLDKNGSGSWSDIAAGIEWTADQGYDVGSMSLGGSSGSQTVKDACQYAYNNGVLLVAAAGNDGPCSDCVGYPAAYEECIAVSATSEDDSLANFSSTGPEVELAAPGEDVYSTIPGGYDTFSGTSMACPHVAGAGAQLMANGYTNVEARDRLKSTAEDVGLSSNEQGSGLLDVAAALGLDSSDD
- a CDS encoding DUF2797 domain-containing protein; protein product: MQIVGYDTGAPDDEGGDGRAPALLVAADGVVERAELTPGTRLAYSLGERRCAGAVDGTTHYACGNEGAPYCDQHASTWVCARCTGTCLKDEMDCYEEHAVYLAAFAPATVKVGVTRLWRLETRLREQGADRAAHVHTVSNGRIARELEAEIATDLTDRVRVPEKIAGLHSAVDEDVWEVVLDDFDVIDRTAFDYGIDLDSRPVVETLASGEVVGVKGRILVLSNAGTTYAVDLRDLVGHEVAEEAADRNLQSDLGAFY
- a CDS encoding glycosyltransferase, giving the protein MDHQVVAFTDTYLPTVNGVTYTIDTWRDRWNRNGGRMDVVYPHSEGHAPGPNEHPVRSVPFPWYEGYRLGAPKVPDTVADVDVVHAHTPYTLGLGAMRLARRADAPLVASYHTPGGEYTDYLAPTDGIASGLRGFVEGYERWFFDRADAVLVPTDPVRRYLNDEVGIDAPVKVVSNGIDTERFRPVDGTAFRERHDLVGETLIGYTGRHGYEKRLSDLIEAADGLDATVVLGGDGPAREDLERQAAAADVDARFLGFLDRDEMAAFYSSLDVFAFPSPVETQGLVALEANACGTPVVGVDSGALSETVEDGVTGYHYPEDDVDAFRARIEDALADRERLVENCLESRDDFSVDRTVERLATIYDGVR